One genomic window of Gossypium hirsutum isolate 1008001.06 chromosome D11, Gossypium_hirsutum_v2.1, whole genome shotgun sequence includes the following:
- the LOC107912182 gene encoding probable ADP-ribosylation factor GTPase-activating protein AGD8 has protein sequence MASSDSLSDKNAVFRKLKAKSENKMCFDCNAKNPTWASVTYGIFLCIDCSAVHRSLGVHISFVRSTNLDSWSPEQLKMMIYGGNNRAQVFFKQHGWTDGGKIEAKYTSRAADLCRQMLSKEVAKSMAEDAGLPSSPVAPQSSAAPNGFSGSKIDEVLKESSLGSQEKPEVSAAPKASHTVVTSAVKKPLGARKVTGKTGGLGARKLTNRPSENLYEQKPEEPVVPVASSTNDIAPTGSSFPSRSRFEYVENVQSTELNHGGPQVLNHVAPPKSSSFFAEFGMDSGFQKKSSSNSSKVQIQETDEARKKFSNAKSISSAQFFGDQTRAADNEAQVTLQKFSSSTAISSSDLFGQGADNALDLTASDLINRLSFQAQQDISSLKNIAGETGKKLSSFASTFMSDFQDRIL, from the exons ATGGCGTCGTCCGATAGCCTGAGCGACAAGAACGCGGTTTTCAGAAAGCTGAAAGCAAAATCAGAAAACaag ATGTGTTTCGATTGTAATGCGAAAAATCCAACATGGGCGTCGGTCACGTATGGGATCTTTCTCTGCATCGATTGCTCAGCCGTTCACCGGAGTCTCGGTGTACACATCAGCTTTGTTAG GTCTACAAATTTAGACTCTTGGTCTCCTGAACAATTGAAAATGATGATCTATGGTGGAAACAACCGTGCACAAGTTTTCTTTAAGCAACATGGTTGGACTGATGGAGGCAAAATTGAGGCCAAATATACTTCAAGAGCTGCTGATTTATGTAGGCAAATGCTATCGAAAGAGGTGGCTAAAAGTATGGCTGAAGATGCTGGTTTGCCTTCATCCCCCGTTGCTCCTCAATCGTCAGCAGCACCTAATGGATTTTCTGGCAGCAAGATTGATGAAGTTCTTAAAGAAAGTTCTTTAGGCAGTCAAGAAAAACCCGAAGTTTCTGCTGCCCCAAAAGCTTCCCATACCGTTGTTACCAGCGCTGTCAAGAAGCCTCTTGGTGCCCGAAAGGTTACCGGGAAGACCGGGGGGCTTGGTGCCAGAAAGCTTACTAATAGG CCAAGTGAAAATCTCTACGAACAGAAGCCTGAAGAACCAGTTGTCCCAGTTGCTTCCTCTACTAATGACATTGCACCCACTGGCTCATCTTTTCCATCTCGTTCTCGTTTTGAGTACGTAGAAAATGTTCAATCTACTGAGTTGAATCATGGTGGCCCACAAGTGCTTAATCATGTTGCTCCACCAAAGTCGTCCAGCTTCTTTGCAGAATTTGGAATGGACAGTGGTTTTCAGAAGAAATCAAGCTCAAATTCCTCAAAAGTGCAG atCCAGGAAACCGATGAAGCTAGGAAAAAATTCTCAAATGCTAAATCTATTTCATCAGCCCAATTTTTTGGTGACCAAACCAGAGCAGCTGACAATGAAGCTCAAGTTACTTTGCAGAAATTCTCA AGCTCAACAGCCATCTCCAGCTCTGATCTATTTGGTCAAGGTGCAGATAATGCTCTTGACCTTACTGCTAGTGACCTCATCAACCGACTCTCTTTCCAG GCACAGCAGGATATCTCGAGCCTTAAGAACATAGCAGGAGAGACCGGAAAGAAGCTGAGCTCCTTTGCGTCCACTTTTATGAGTGATTTCCAGGACAGAATCCTGTAA
- the LOC107912179 gene encoding uncharacterized protein: MAFYVDEEEVWKCPKHPSKRRPSGVCPFCLRDKLASLCPDCAHYRPCACSATSSSSSSSSSFYRFLTPAAEDTSGIGSFGRGSNLTGREPTFRRSRSLAVRFLLSKPERLSEKNESASGKCKTPSFWSMFKASKKSKRYESEDRRREEEKARIAEEERMRMMRKSRSVLATSHSGIGISKLSPSTKAKSWYFPSPMKVFRQTRGLVFQERSPLYRG; the protein is encoded by the coding sequence atggcGTTTTACGTGGACGAAGAAGAGGTCTGGAAATGTCCAAAGCATCCATCGAAACGTCGCCCTAGTGGAGTCTGTCCGTTTTGCCTCCGAGACAAGCTCGCTTCTCTCTGTCCCGACTGCGCCCACTACCGTCCTTGCGCGTGTAGTGCCacctcttcctcttcttcctcctctTCTTCTTTCTATCGTTTCTTGACTCCTGCTGCCGAGGATACCTCCGGTATCGGAAGTTTCGGACGCGGTTCTAATCTTACCGGAAGAGAACCTACGTTCCGACGATCGAGGTCCCTAGCGGTTCGTTTCCTCTTATCGAAACCTGAGCGTTTAAGCGAAAAGAACGAGTCGGCGAGTGGTAAGTGCAAGACGCCGTCATTTTGGTCGATGTTTAAAGCCAGCAAAAAGAGCAAGCGATACGAGAGTGAAGATCGtcgaagagaagaagagaaagcGAGAATAGCAGAGGAAGAACGGATGAGAATGATGAGGAAGTCGAGGTCTGTTTTGGCGACGTCACATTCCGGTATCGGAATATCGAAATTATCGCCGTCTACGAAAGCAAAGAGCTGGTATTTCCCGAGTCCGATGAAGGTCTTCAGGCAAACAAGGGGATTGGTTTTCCAAGAACGCTCTCCTTTGTATCGAGGGTGA
- the LOC107912181 gene encoding ubiquitin carboxyl-terminal hydrolase 20, translated as MEVQTSFPQTLMTADPPPSESIISQEHVDGFRRVLPLVPDSLSGSSSVSPMAVDSIGTEARENPFEEETAAGPSPPPASSTESEPCKEPENCPQEEEEDERWPHGGYNSPYNYSRRDNEFKSPGSGYSSWTLSWSKHWSPKETSRNEDKPTGVGAGLENLGNTCFINAVLQCFTHTVPFVLGLRSLNHHEKPCDRDMESFCLLCALRDHIELSLHSSGGVVWPTKIFDNLNYFSSFFQRYQQEDAHEFLQCLLDRLESCCSKLKNDLSSIDDCLVKKVFGGRLVSRLCCCNCGHVSSTYEPLNDLSLEIEDADSLSTALESFTKVEKIEDLELNFRCENCKEQVSVEKQLMLDQAPSVATFHLKRFKTEGTYIEKIDKHVDFPLELDLQPYAVGNERNNEELRYQLFAVVKHSGFRPTSGHYVCYIRSSPNMWHKMNDSRVTCVEEEAVLSQEAYILLYAKQGIPWFSTAIEVQKPCADPGISDSSPKSVLDDIDFASNLEVEKGANCSANETKDVADRASTQFSCDTQFEVKVDEHCVVADGISGVPANESEFHVSKSIDPTDDEPMTDASIPPLRSINCSEEATNDCGSPIMPSRSPSLDNCHRNISGCGPQAHLKEEKRGGVCRRAVNKIPEMDQGRIEAMRYAKKMPSARGAKLMALLSPQTGKMKKRMGSSPCKRVSPRTKHNQNLMHPVPVSR; from the exons ATGGAAGTCCAAACATCTTTTCCTCAAACCCTAATGACAGCCGATCCACCTCCTTCAGAATCTATCATTTCTCAGGAGCATGTTGATGGATTCCGTCGAGTTTTGCCATTGGTTCCCGATTCTTTGTCTGGGTCTTCATCTGTTTCTCCAATGGCCGTTGATTCTATTGGTACTGAAGCCAGGGAAAATCCCTTCGAAGAAGAAACCGCCGCCGGTCCTTCGCCGCCACCGGCTTCCTCTACTGAATCCGAGCCGTGTAAGGAACCTGAAAACTGTCcgcaagaggaagaagaagacgAGAGATGGCCTCATGGTGGCTATAATTCTCCTTACAACTATTCTCGCAGAGACAACGAATTCAAATCCCCTGGATCTGGGTATTCGTCATGGACCCTTTCATGGTCAAAGCACTGGTCTCCTAAAGAGACTTCTAGAAACGAAGATAAACCGACCGGTGTG GGTGCAGGGCTGGAAAATTTGGGTAATACATGTTTTATCAATGCCGTGTTGCAATGTTTTACCCACACTGTTCCTTTTGTTTTGGGTCTTCGATCATTGAATCATCATGAGAAGCCTTGTGATC GTGATATGGAGAGTTTTTGTTTGCTTTGTGCTCTTCGAGATCACATTGAGCTTTCACTACATTCATCTGGAGGGGTCGTATGGCCTACCAAAATTTTTGACAATTTGAACT atttttcatcatttttccaAAGATATCAGCAAGAAGATGCTCATGAGTTCCTTCAATGCTTGTTAGACAGACTTGAAAGCTGTTGCTCAAAGCTCAAGAATGATTTGTCCTCTATTGATGATTGCCTAGTTAAGAAGGTTTTTGGTGGTCGTCTTGTTAGCAGA CTATGTTGTTGCAATTGTGGTCATGTTTCAAGCACTTATGAGCCCTTGAATGATTTGAGTTTGGAAATTGAAGATGCAGACTCTTTGTCGACTGCCTTGGAATCTTTCACCAAAGTGGAAAAGATAGAAGATTTGGAATTGAATTTTAGGTGTGAGAATTGTAAAGAACAGGTGTCGGTAGAGAAACAGCTCATGCTGGATCAAGCTCCTTCAGTTGCAACATTCCATTTGAAAAGATTTAAGACTGAAGGGACCTATATCGAGAAGATTGACAAGCATGTTGACTTCCCATTGGAGCTGGATTTGCAGCCTTATGCTGTTGGCAATGAGAGAAATAAT GAGGAACTGAGGTATCAACTATTTGCAGTTGTGAAACATTCTGGATTCAGACCTACTTCTGGACACTATGTTTGCTACATTCGATCCTCTCCTAATATGTGGCATAAGATGAATGATTCAAGG GTTACTTGTGTTGAAGAAGAAGCTGTGCTGTCCCAGGAAGCCTATATTTTGCTCTATGCTAAACAGGGTATACCTTGGTTTTCAACTGCAATAGAAGTGCAAAAGCCTTGTGCAGACCCTGGAATTTCTGATTCTTCACCAAAGTCTGTTCTAGATGACATAGACTTTGCCTCCAATCTTGAGGTGGAAAAGGGTGCCAATTGCAGCGCCAATGAAACTAAAGATGTTGCTGATAGAGCTTCAACTCAATTCTCTTGCGATACACAGTTTGAAGTTAAGGTTGATGAACACTGTGTTGTTGCTGATGGAATTTCTGGAGTGCCTGCAAATGAATCAGAATTTCATGTATCAAAGTCCATTGACCCTACAGATGATGAGCCTATGACAGATGCTTCTATACCACCATTGAGGTCAATTAATTGTTCTGAGGAAGCTACAAATGACTGTGGTTCCCCTATAATGCCATCCAGATCTCCATCCCTAGACAATTGTCATAGGAATATTTCAG GATGCGGTCCACAAGCTCATTTGAAAGAGGAGAAACGAGGTGGTGTTTGTAGAAGAGCAGTAAACAAGATACCTGAGATGGATCAAGGAAGAATTGAAGCAATGCGATATGCCAAAAAGATGCCTAGTGCACGAGGCGCTAAACTTATGGCTCTACTGTCTCCACAAACGggtaaaatgaagaaaagaatggGATCGTCTCCTTGCAAACGGGTGAGCCCTAGGACCAAACATAACCAGAACCTTATGCACCCGGTTCCTGTCTCGCGTTGA
- the LOC107912184 gene encoding abscisic acid receptor PYR1 has product MADPKPEPSSSMPDPPPCSEPSSHHETVPTGLTDDEFSELIPSITEFHTYSVGPGQCSSLLAQRINAPHTAVWSVVRRFDKPHTYKHFIKSCSVKEGFQMVVGSTRDVSVISGLPAATSTERLDILDDEREVTGFTVLGGEHRLRNYRSVTTVHGFERDGKIWTVVLESYVVDIPEGNSEEDTRLFADTVVKLNLQQLASITEGLARDATAVDGNKPQVM; this is encoded by the coding sequence ATGGCAGACCCGAAACCCGAACCTTCGTCTTCAATGCCTGACCCACCACCTTGCTCCGAACCCAGTTCACACCACGAAACCGTCCCTACCGGGTTAACCGACGACGAGTTCTCTGAGTTGATCCCTTCCATAACCGAGTTCCACACCTACTCAGTGGGTCCAGGTCAGTGTTCTTCCTTATTAGCCCAACGTATCAACGCCCCTCACACCGCCGTCTGGTCCGTTGTACGGCGTTTCGACAAACCCCACACTTACAAACACTTCATCAAGAGCTGTTCCGTGAAGGAAGGTTTCCAAATGGTCGTGGGCTCCACGCGTGACGTCAGCGTGATATCCGGGTTGCCGGCTGCTACCAGCACCGAGAGACTCGATATTCTGGACGATGAGCGAGAGGTCACCGGGTTTACCGTTCTTGGAGGTGAGCACCGGTTGCGTAATTACAGGTCGGTGACGACGGTGCATGGTTTCGAGCGTGACGGGAAGATCTGGACCGTCGTTTTGGAATCTTACGTCGTTGATATCCCAGAAGGGAACTCGGAGGAAGACACACGGCTGTTTGCCGATACCGTCGTCAAGTTGAACTTGCAACAGCTGGCGTCCATCACCGAAGGTTTAGCGCGTGATGCTACCGCTGTTGACGGTAATAAACCACAGGTGATgtga
- the LOC107910917 gene encoding glycine-rich cell wall structural protein 1.0 codes for MAMHKVFGAVLFVLLGVGICSATRALLTLNDVGSHLPGIGHGGATIGVYGGVGLGGGGGGGSGGGGGSAVVGGGVSAGQGGGGVGNGGAGGHGGGGGSGSGGGGGSAGGASGYGSGVGEGGGAGSGAGNGGGGGGGGKGGGGGGGSAGGAGGYGSGSGSGSGEGGGAGSGAGNGGGGHGGGGGGGSGGGGGGAGGFGSGSGSGSGSGEGGGAGKGGGRGGGGGGGSGGGGGGGAGGYGSGSGGGSGSGYGSGSGGSGGGGGGGSGGGGGSGGGAHGGGYGSGEGVGGGSGGGGSSAGGAHE; via the coding sequence ATGGCTATGCATAAGGTGTTTGGTGCGGTTTTATTTGTGTTATTAGGTGTAGGCATCTGTTCTGCAACTAGAGCTCTACTCACTCTAAACGATGTAGGTTCTCACCTACCAGGTATTGGTCATGGTGGTGCCACCATTGGTGTATATGGTGGTGTTGGGCTCGGTGGAGGAGGTGGAGGCGGTTCAGGAGGCGGTGGTGGTTCTGCGGTTGTAGGAGGAGGTGTAAGTGCTGGACAAGGAGGTGGTGGTGTTGGAAATGGAGGTGCTGGTGGACatggaggtggtggtggtagtgGTAGTGGTGGAGGCGGAGGTAGTGCAGGTGGAGCTTCTGGATATGGAAGTGGAGTTGGTGAAGGAGGTGGAGCTGGTAGTGGAGCTGGAAATGGAGGAGGTGGTGGAGGTGGAGGTAAGGGTGGTGGCGGAGGCGGCGGTAGTGCTGGTGGAGCTGGAGGATATGGAAGTGGAAGTGGAAGTGGAAGTGGAGAAGGTGGTGGAGCTGGTAGCGGAGCTGGTAATGGTGGTGGTGGACATGGAGGTGGTGGAGGTGGTGGTAGTGGTGGTGGTGGAGGCGGAGCTGGAGGATTTGGAAGTGGAAGTGGAAGTGGAAGTGGAAGTGGTGAAGGTGGTGGAGCTGGTAAGGGTGGTGGACGTGGAGGTGGTGGAGGTGGTGGTagcggtggtggtggtggaggtggAGCTGGAGGATATGGAAGTGGAAGTGGAGGAGGAAGTGGCTCTGGGTATGGTTCTGGCAGTGGTGGTAGCGGTGGCGGCGGCGGCGGTGGTAGCGGTGGCGGCGGTGGTAGTGGTGGAGGAGCACATGGAGGTGGATATGGTAGTGGGGAAGGAGTCGGGGGAGGTTCCGGTGGTGGCGGCTCCAGTGCAGGAGGTGCACATGAATGA